In Bacillus toyonensis BCT-7112, a single window of DNA contains:
- a CDS encoding YjcZ family sporulation protein: MGYGGSCGGGCGFGGGFALLVVLFILLIIVGASCWGGGFGC, translated from the coding sequence ATGGGTTATGGCGGTAGTTGTGGTGGAGGCTGTGGTTTCGGCGGCGGATTCGCCCTACTTGTTGTACTCTTTATTTTATTAATCATCGTTGGAGCTAGCTGTTGGGGCGGCGGATTCGGCTGCTAA
- a CDS encoding YjcZ family sporulation protein, with product MGFGGSCGGCGFSGGFALLVVLFILLIIVGASCFC from the coding sequence ATGGGATTTGGTGGTAGTTGTGGCGGCTGTGGATTTTCTGGAGGCTTTGCTTTATTAGTTGTATTATTTATTTTATTAATCATCGTTGGAGCTTCTTGCTTCTGCTAA
- a CDS encoding helix-turn-helix domain-containing protein, which produces MEFCDLGITIKELRIKKNISQSELCHGICSQSQISKIEKGMIYPSSILLYQLSERLGVDPNNIFALTQNKKLKYVKNVKYVMRDCVKQKQYKELYEIVKKEKNENNFQSTEDKQFLIWYEAIAIYRVNNSTKAALTLLNNALKLTLTNVDCLSEREIDIMQSTAILYAENKEYEKSINMLKKCLTNFNKLDFPRDKEIKLKIILNLAKCLDFTYQHEEAIKHLDKGIKLAINLNTLYLLGELFYLKGQYLLKIKQHDEEDVVNNMKKALFIFELTEKEHYIQMIKDELIEIQNKKHS; this is translated from the coding sequence ATGGAATTTTGTGATTTGGGTATTACCATTAAAGAACTTCGAATTAAAAAAAATATATCACAATCCGAATTATGTCATGGCATATGTTCACAAAGTCAAATTAGCAAGATAGAAAAAGGTATGATTTATCCATCTAGCATATTGTTATATCAATTATCAGAAAGACTTGGTGTTGATCCAAATAATATATTTGCACTAACTCAAAACAAAAAATTAAAATACGTAAAAAATGTAAAATATGTAATGAGAGATTGTGTAAAGCAAAAACAATATAAAGAACTTTATGAAATAGTAAAAAAAGAGAAAAACGAAAACAATTTCCAATCAACAGAAGATAAACAATTTCTAATATGGTATGAAGCAATTGCTATATATCGTGTGAATAACTCAACAAAAGCGGCTTTAACTCTTCTTAATAATGCATTAAAACTAACTTTAACCAATGTTGATTGTTTATCAGAAAGAGAAATAGATATTATGCAATCAACTGCTATATTGTATGCAGAAAACAAAGAATACGAAAAAAGTATTAATATGTTAAAAAAATGTTTAACTAATTTTAATAAGTTAGATTTTCCTAGAGATAAAGAAATTAAATTAAAAATTATTTTAAATTTAGCAAAATGTTTAGACTTCACCTATCAACATGAAGAAGCAATAAAACACCTTGATAAGGGCATCAAATTAGCTATTAATCTAAACACTTTATACCTATTAGGTGAACTATTCTATTTAAAAGGTCAGTATTTATTAAAGATTAAACAACATGATGAAGAAGATGTTGTGAATAACATGAAAAAAGCATTATTTATATTTGAACTAACAGAAAAAGAACATTATATACAAATGATTAAAGATGAATTGATTGAAATACAAAATAAAAAACACTCATAA
- a CDS encoding N-acetylmuramoyl-L-alanine amidase, with amino-acid sequence MTRNLGKYVITLTTGLTLLSTVPLTTLAEEGVNQPNQLSIADGEKDAHVHGDIETVKEAKTGKVTEAEALKNIENAFKDVDGKGDGSSRSMQPKMRSSNRIGYSAADPSATKKRGTISGIPFVEWIIPAGNTDIRPANPMKAKYITIHETANTAPGANAESHAKYLYNQATSGTVRTASWHFTVDDKEIYQHLPTNENGWHAGDGGTGTGNRESIGIEIAVNQDGDYNKAVENAKKLVAHLMKQEGISASNLRRHEQWSGKKCPDIIITRGTWNSFVEGANGYLNGGTGTNPPLVDEKEDVDGNETNPAEPNIELEITGTSVNVRSGAGVNYGVVRIAKKGEKYKVLSIKDGWYEIKKGEWVKYDPSWSKLTNNAQDKDPNTTKEGWVFKNNNWYYTNSDGKMATGWKNVGGAWYYLNSSGAMVTGWQSIGGAWYYLNSSGAMVTGWQSIGGAWYYLHSEGAMVTGWQSIGGKWYYLNGEGVMLTGWQSIGGKWYYLNGEGAMLTGWQSIGGKWYYLNGEGAMLTGWQSIGGKWYYLNGEGAMLTGWQSIGGKWYYLNGEGAMLTGWQSIGGNKYYFDQSGSWIEGKL; translated from the coding sequence ATGACAAGAAATCTAGGAAAATACGTAATTACTTTAACAACAGGACTAACTTTATTATCAACTGTGCCATTAACAACTTTAGCAGAAGAAGGTGTTAATCAGCCGAATCAATTGTCAATTGCAGACGGAGAAAAAGACGCACATGTTCATGGTGATATAGAGACCGTTAAAGAAGCTAAGACAGGAAAAGTCACGGAAGCGGAAGCTTTAAAAAATATTGAAAATGCGTTTAAAGATGTAGATGGTAAAGGAGATGGAAGCTCTCGCTCTATGCAACCCAAAATGCGTAGTTCTAACCGTATAGGGTATTCAGCAGCAGACCCATCAGCAACGAAGAAACGTGGAACAATTAGTGGAATTCCGTTTGTAGAGTGGATTATACCAGCTGGTAACACAGATATTCGACCTGCAAACCCAATGAAAGCAAAGTATATTACGATTCATGAAACAGCAAATACGGCACCGGGTGCGAATGCTGAGAGTCATGCAAAGTATTTATACAATCAAGCAACAAGCGGTACTGTTAGAACTGCTTCTTGGCATTTTACTGTAGATGATAAAGAAATTTATCAGCATCTACCAACAAATGAAAATGGCTGGCATGCAGGTGATGGTGGTACAGGTACAGGAAACAGAGAATCAATCGGTATTGAGATAGCGGTTAATCAAGATGGCGACTACAATAAAGCGGTAGAAAACGCGAAAAAATTAGTAGCGCATTTAATGAAACAAGAAGGAATCAGCGCGAGTAATTTAAGACGCCATGAACAATGGAGTGGAAAGAAGTGCCCTGATATTATTATCACAAGGGGGACTTGGAATTCATTTGTAGAAGGCGCTAATGGATATCTGAATGGGGGTACTGGAACGAATCCTCCGTTAGTAGACGAAAAAGAAGATGTAGATGGTAACGAAACAAACCCAGCTGAGCCAAATATTGAGTTAGAAATCACTGGTACAAGCGTGAATGTTCGTAGTGGTGCAGGAGTGAATTATGGAGTTGTCCGCATTGCTAAGAAGGGTGAAAAATACAAAGTGTTATCTATTAAAGATGGCTGGTATGAAATCAAGAAAGGTGAGTGGGTGAAATACGATCCAAGCTGGAGTAAGCTCACTAACAATGCTCAAGATAAAGACCCTAATACAACAAAAGAAGGTTGGGTATTTAAAAATAACAATTGGTATTATACAAACAGTGATGGCAAAATGGCTACCGGTTGGAAAAATGTTGGTGGTGCATGGTATTACTTAAATAGTAGTGGTGCAATGGTAACAGGTTGGCAATCAATAGGTGGTGCATGGTATTACTTAAATAGTAGTGGTGCAATGGTAACGGGTTGGCAATCAATAGGTGGTGCATGGTATTACTTACATAGTGAAGGTGCAATGGTAACGGGTTGGCAATCAATAGGTGGTAAATGGTACTACTTAAATGGTGAAGGTGTAATGTTAACTGGCTGGCAATCAATAGGTGGTAAATGGTACTACTTAAATGGTGAAGGTGCAATGTTAACAGGCTGGCAATCAATAGGTGGTAAATGGTACTACTTAAATGGTGAAGGTGCAATGTTAACAGGTTGGCAATCAATAGGTGGTAAATGGTACTACTTAAACGGTGAAGGTGCAATGTTAACAGGCTGGCAATCAATAGGTGGTAAATGGTACTACTTAAATGGTGAAGGTGCAATGTTAACGGGTTGGCAATCAATTGGTGGTAACAAATACTATTTTGACCAATCGGGTAGTTGGATTGAAGGGAAACTCTAA
- a CDS encoding ATP synthase subunit I, whose product MIRMALRSFNIQMYCLLGVMVLGWLMTPFSAQFVGISIGLLVSMYCVWILGRRIEKFGDSIVKKEKAPMLGMINRFAAAILGAIIMYEIEHHDFMWTFAAGIMGGYFLIIINLGYYSMKDVKE is encoded by the coding sequence ATGATTCGTATGGCATTAAGATCATTTAACATACAAATGTATTGTTTGCTAGGGGTGATGGTATTAGGATGGCTTATGACACCTTTTTCAGCCCAGTTTGTAGGAATAAGCATTGGCCTTTTAGTGAGTATGTATTGCGTCTGGATTTTAGGCAGGCGTATTGAAAAGTTCGGAGACAGCATTGTGAAAAAAGAAAAAGCGCCGATGCTTGGAATGATAAATCGGTTTGCAGCCGCAATACTCGGCGCGATTATTATGTATGAAATTGAACATCATGATTTCATGTGGACATTTGCTGCTGGAATTATGGGTGGGTATTTCTTAATTATTATTAATTTAGGATATTACAGCATGAAAGATGTGAAGGAATAA
- a CDS encoding MFS transporter, with protein MKKVNPLLILTLAIGVFGIITTEMGIVGVLPQITQKFGISTAQAGILVSIFALVVAISGPFLILLVSGINRKIILLTAIFTFVISNIIYAYTTQFEIMLIFRILPAALHPLFFSIALVTAAKLVPPEKSGQAVTKVFMGITVGFALGVPLTSYLADQFSLEIAFLFGAFVNTLAFIGILIYLPSMPVTEKMSFGKQIRILGKPGLWLNILTVTFLFAAMFSVYSYFAEYLAKVTSMNGSLISIMLFIFGIVMILGNHLFGSLLQKSIVNTVLSFPILYSIVYILVYYLGSYLVPMIFIVFIWGIVHAGGLIVGQTWLISEAKEAPEFGNSLFVSFSNLGITLGTTIGGWFISNLGIHQLIWSGFLFTLLSFLLVIIKLKFFNSNSPASLSS; from the coding sequence ATGAAAAAAGTAAATCCTTTACTTATTCTGACACTCGCAATAGGTGTGTTCGGAATTATTACTACCGAAATGGGTATTGTCGGTGTATTACCACAAATCACTCAGAAATTCGGCATTTCAACTGCACAAGCAGGAATTTTAGTAAGTATATTCGCACTAGTTGTTGCTATTTCTGGTCCGTTTCTAATTTTGCTCGTCTCTGGGATTAATCGCAAAATAATTTTATTAACAGCAATTTTTACATTTGTTATTTCAAATATAATCTACGCTTATACAACACAATTTGAAATCATGCTTATTTTTCGTATTTTACCGGCCGCACTTCACCCACTCTTCTTTTCAATCGCTCTTGTAACAGCTGCTAAACTTGTCCCTCCTGAGAAAAGTGGTCAAGCCGTTACAAAAGTTTTCATGGGAATTACAGTTGGTTTTGCTCTAGGCGTACCATTAACCTCTTACCTTGCAGACCAATTTTCACTAGAAATTGCTTTCTTATTCGGAGCATTCGTTAACACTCTTGCATTCATTGGAATACTAATCTACCTTCCTTCTATGCCTGTTACAGAAAAAATGTCTTTCGGCAAACAAATTCGTATACTCGGCAAACCAGGATTATGGTTAAATATTTTAACCGTCACATTCCTTTTTGCAGCCATGTTTTCCGTATACAGCTACTTCGCTGAATACCTTGCAAAAGTAACTTCCATGAATGGATCTCTCATCAGTATTATGCTATTCATATTTGGTATAGTTATGATTTTAGGTAATCATTTATTTGGTAGTCTCCTGCAAAAAAGTATAGTAAATACAGTACTATCCTTCCCTATTTTATATTCTATCGTTTACATATTGGTTTATTATTTAGGTTCCTACCTTGTTCCAATGATTTTTATAGTATTCATTTGGGGAATCGTGCATGCTGGCGGATTAATTGTTGGTCAAACATGGTTAATAAGTGAAGCAAAAGAAGCACCTGAATTTGGTAATAGCCTATTCGTTTCATTCTCAAATCTCGGAATTACTTTAGGAACAACTATTGGAGGCTGGTTCATTTCAAACTTAGGTATTCACCAGCTTATTTGGAGTGGATTTCTATTCACACTACTTTCCTTTCTATTAGTTATAATAAAACTAAAATTTTTCAATTCTAATAGTCCAGCTTCATTATCAAGCTAG
- the pssA gene encoding CDP-diacylglycerol--serine O-phosphatidyltransferase: MSKNLDEAISRKEEKHVMSYIPNMITIANFVCGLLAIYAVFVHDIYLGAVFIITGMLFDFFDGMVARKLDAVSEIGGELDSFADLVTFGVAPSILAYSVALKELQSIGMICALAYSICGMLRLARFNTQQSKLPTFIGMPIPFAAMCLLILCFLNNPVSVAFGTCVLAYLMVSKIKFPHFKKDISESLNSERWD, encoded by the coding sequence ATGAGTAAGAATTTAGATGAAGCAATTAGTAGAAAGGAGGAGAAGCATGTTATGAGTTACATACCAAATATGATTACGATAGCAAATTTTGTATGTGGGCTTTTGGCTATTTACGCTGTTTTCGTTCACGATATTTATTTAGGAGCAGTTTTTATTATTACAGGTATGTTATTTGATTTTTTTGATGGTATGGTCGCTCGGAAACTTGATGCTGTTTCGGAAATTGGCGGAGAGTTGGACTCGTTTGCGGATTTAGTTACTTTTGGTGTGGCACCGTCTATTCTTGCATATAGTGTCGCATTGAAAGAATTACAGTCTATCGGGATGATATGTGCGCTTGCTTACAGTATTTGTGGCATGCTTCGGCTTGCGAGATTTAACACGCAGCAAAGCAAACTCCCGACATTTATCGGAATGCCAATACCATTCGCGGCAATGTGTCTCCTCATTTTATGCTTTTTGAATAATCCAGTTTCCGTGGCGTTTGGCACATGCGTACTCGCTTATTTAATGGTGAGCAAAATCAAATTTCCTCATTTTAAAAAAGATATATCGGAAAGCTTGAACTCCGAAAGATGGGACTAA
- a CDS encoding beta-glucoside-specific PTS transporter subunit IIABC, which yields MKYEKLAKDILKHVGGRENINSVVHCITRLRFQLKDEGKANTEVLKSMEDVVTVMKSGGQYQVVIGNHVSDVYKAVIAAGGFQETEEESASEKKKSSLIDILSSIFTPILGVLAATGMIKGFNALFVALGWLSTQSGTYQILNAVGDSLFYFFPIFLGYTASKKFGGSPFIGMAIGGALVYPALSGLKASEPLYTLFAGTMFESPIHITFLGIPVILMNYASSVIPIILATYFGAKVEKSLKKVIPDVVKTFVLPFLTLLIVVPVTFLVIGPIATWAGQFLGQATLWVYHLSPLVAGIVLGAFWQVLVIFGLHWGIVPIGYNNLAVHGIDPILALIFATSFAQIGAVLGVWMKTKDRKLKTLSIPAFISGIFGVTEPAIYGVTLPLKKPFIMSCIAGGIGGGILGVFGTQAYMTGGLGIFALPTFISPKEGITAGFWGAIIAIVVSLIVGFVLTYLFGFTKKKDSTEPAETIDKIAASNDDEAILSPFHGAVMPLQNIDDAAFASGALGEGVAIEPSEGKLFSPVSGTISALFPTNHAVGITADSGAEILIHIGMDTVKLNGEFFSSHIEQGARVEKGQLLIEFNIAEIQKAGYVVTTPVVVTNYNKYSIKKTEVEKIQAGDSLLELGVK from the coding sequence ATGAAGTATGAAAAATTAGCAAAGGACATACTGAAACATGTTGGCGGGAGAGAAAATATAAATAGCGTTGTACATTGTATAACTCGCTTACGATTTCAGTTAAAAGATGAGGGGAAAGCAAATACAGAAGTACTGAAAAGTATGGAAGATGTTGTGACTGTTATGAAAAGTGGCGGACAATATCAAGTTGTAATTGGTAACCATGTATCCGACGTATATAAAGCGGTTATTGCTGCTGGAGGGTTTCAAGAAACAGAGGAAGAAAGTGCGAGTGAGAAGAAAAAGAGTAGTCTTATAGATATTCTTTCTAGCATTTTCACTCCCATTTTAGGAGTACTAGCTGCAACTGGGATGATTAAAGGATTTAATGCACTATTTGTAGCGCTAGGCTGGTTAAGTACGCAGTCAGGAACGTATCAAATATTAAATGCAGTTGGCGATTCATTATTTTATTTCTTCCCAATCTTCTTAGGATATACAGCAAGTAAGAAATTTGGAGGATCACCATTCATTGGTATGGCAATTGGGGGAGCGTTAGTGTATCCGGCTCTATCCGGTTTAAAAGCAAGTGAGCCATTATATACGCTATTTGCAGGAACGATGTTTGAATCACCAATTCATATTACGTTTTTAGGAATTCCAGTTATTTTAATGAACTATGCATCATCTGTTATTCCAATTATTCTTGCTACTTATTTTGGAGCGAAAGTAGAAAAGTCTTTAAAGAAAGTCATTCCAGATGTTGTGAAAACATTTGTACTACCATTCTTAACGTTACTAATCGTTGTACCAGTTACATTTCTTGTTATTGGTCCGATTGCGACGTGGGCAGGTCAATTTTTAGGACAGGCTACACTTTGGGTTTATCATTTAAGTCCATTAGTAGCAGGGATAGTACTTGGTGCTTTCTGGCAAGTGCTCGTTATTTTCGGACTTCATTGGGGAATTGTCCCGATTGGCTATAACAATTTAGCAGTGCACGGTATTGATCCTATATTAGCGCTTATATTCGCTACTTCATTTGCTCAAATTGGGGCTGTTCTTGGAGTTTGGATGAAAACGAAAGATCGGAAATTAAAAACACTTAGTATTCCAGCTTTTATTTCGGGTATTTTCGGTGTTACAGAGCCGGCGATTTATGGTGTTACACTTCCTCTTAAAAAACCGTTTATTATGAGTTGTATTGCGGGAGGAATTGGCGGCGGAATACTTGGCGTATTCGGTACGCAAGCTTATATGACAGGTGGACTTGGTATATTTGCGCTGCCAACATTCATTAGTCCGAAAGAAGGGATTACAGCTGGATTTTGGGGCGCGATTATTGCGATAGTTGTCTCTTTAATAGTAGGTTTTGTTCTTACTTATTTATTTGGTTTTACTAAAAAGAAAGATTCTACAGAACCAGCTGAAACAATTGATAAAATTGCTGCATCAAACGATGATGAAGCAATTCTGAGTCCATTTCATGGCGCCGTTATGCCACTTCAAAATATTGACGATGCTGCATTTGCATCAGGTGCGTTAGGTGAAGGGGTTGCGATTGAGCCTTCAGAAGGAAAGTTGTTTTCACCAGTTTCAGGTACGATTTCTGCACTTTTCCCGACGAATCATGCAGTAGGAATTACGGCGGATTCAGGTGCTGAAATTTTAATCCATATTGGAATGGATACTGTGAAATTAAATGGCGAATTTTTCTCCTCTCATATTGAACAAGGAGCGAGAGTAGAAAAAGGGCAATTACTTATTGAGTTTAATATAGCTGAAATTCAAAAGGCGGGTTATGTTGTGACAACACCAGTTGTTGTTACAAATTATAATAAATATAGTATTAAAAAAACTGAAGTAGAAAAGATTCAAGCTGGAGATTCCTTACTAGAGTTAGGAGTTAAATAG
- a CDS encoding DUF4259 domain-containing protein has translation MGAWGTGLFDDDTTCDVKEQFIEYLEEDNSVEEATKLVLEEYLDEFDIDEDLEVMSLVYIGLAAIQLEKGCLQDEVRNNAIVLIERGADLELWEEADAEDYEERKKVLNTLKQQLINY, from the coding sequence ATGGGCGCTTGGGGAACTGGGTTATTTGATGATGATACAACTTGTGATGTGAAAGAACAGTTTATTGAGTACTTAGAAGAAGATAATAGTGTAGAAGAAGCAACTAAGCTCGTTTTAGAAGAGTATTTAGATGAGTTTGATATAGATGAAGATTTAGAGGTTATGTCTTTAGTATATATTGGTCTTGCGGCAATACAATTGGAGAAAGGGTGTCTTCAGGATGAGGTTCGCAACAATGCGATTGTATTAATTGAGAGAGGGGCTGATCTTGAACTTTGGGAAGAAGCTGATGCAGAAGATTATGAAGAGAGAAAGAAAGTTTTAAATACATTAAAACAACAGCTGATAAACTATTAG
- a CDS encoding 6-phospho-beta-glucosidase: protein MSKVIFPKGFLWGGAIAANQVEGAYLEDGKGLTVVDLLPIGEKRWDIMKGNIHSFTPAEGEFYPSHEAIDFYHRYKEDIALFAEMGFKALRVSIAWTRIFPNGEDEKPNEAGLQFYDNLFDELLKQGIEPVVTMAHFDVPIHLVEKYGSWRSRKLVTFFETYAKTIFNRYKDKVKYWMTFNEINMLLHLPFMGAGLAFKEGENKKQIQYQAAHHQLVASALAVKACHEMIPDAKIGCMLAAGATYPYTCNPDDVFRAMEQDRESFFFIDVQARGQYPGYAKRFFKDNNVTIEMEKEDEEILKEHTVDYIGFSYYSSRATSTDPEVLKSITSGNVFGSVENPYLEKSEWGWTIDPKGFRITANQLYDRYQKPLFVVENGLGAIDQLNGEDEVNDEYRIDYLQKHMIEMSEAIQDGVDIIGYTSWGPIDLVSASTGEMKKRYGYIYVDKDNEGKGSLKRSKKNSFNWYKEVIETNGESLES, encoded by the coding sequence ATGTCTAAAGTTATTTTTCCTAAAGGATTTTTATGGGGTGGAGCAATCGCAGCCAATCAAGTTGAAGGAGCATATTTAGAAGATGGAAAAGGATTGACGGTAGTTGATCTATTGCCAATTGGTGAAAAACGTTGGGATATTATGAAGGGGAATATTCATTCCTTTACACCGGCAGAAGGGGAGTTTTATCCATCACACGAAGCGATTGATTTTTATCATCGTTATAAAGAAGATATCGCGCTGTTTGCAGAAATGGGATTTAAAGCGCTACGTGTATCTATCGCTTGGACACGTATTTTCCCAAATGGTGAAGATGAAAAGCCGAATGAAGCAGGATTACAGTTTTATGATAATTTATTTGATGAACTGTTAAAGCAGGGCATTGAACCAGTCGTTACGATGGCTCATTTTGATGTTCCTATTCATTTAGTAGAAAAGTATGGAAGCTGGAGAAGTAGAAAACTTGTCACTTTCTTTGAGACGTATGCAAAAACGATTTTTAATAGATATAAAGATAAAGTGAAATATTGGATGACATTTAACGAAATTAATATGCTTTTACATTTACCTTTCATGGGTGCAGGGCTAGCATTTAAAGAAGGTGAGAACAAAAAACAAATTCAGTATCAAGCAGCGCATCACCAACTTGTCGCAAGTGCGTTAGCTGTAAAAGCGTGTCATGAAATGATTCCAGACGCAAAAATCGGTTGTATGCTTGCTGCTGGTGCAACGTATCCATACACATGTAATCCAGACGATGTTTTTCGTGCGATGGAACAAGACCGTGAATCATTCTTCTTCATTGATGTACAAGCAAGAGGACAATATCCTGGATACGCAAAACGCTTCTTTAAAGATAACAATGTAACAATTGAAATGGAAAAAGAAGACGAGGAAATTTTAAAAGAGCATACAGTTGATTATATTGGATTTAGCTACTATTCAAGCCGAGCAACAAGTACAGATCCAGAAGTGTTAAAAAGCATAACGAGCGGGAATGTATTCGGTTCTGTTGAAAATCCATATTTGGAAAAATCAGAGTGGGGATGGACGATTGATCCGAAAGGCTTCCGTATTACAGCGAACCAACTTTACGATCGTTACCAAAAACCTTTATTTGTTGTTGAAAATGGTCTCGGTGCAATCGATCAATTAAATGGTGAAGACGAAGTGAATGATGAATACCGTATTGATTACTTGCAAAAACATATGATCGAAATGTCAGAAGCAATTCAAGATGGAGTAGATATTATCGGGTATACAAGCTGGGGCCCAATTGACCTTGTAAGTGCTTCTACTGGAGAAATGAAAAAACGTTATGGATATATATACGTTGATAAAGATAATGAAGGAAAAGGTTCATTAAAAAGATCGAAGAAAAACAGTTTCAATTGGTATAAAGAAGTAATTGAGACGAATGGTGAGAGTTTGGAGTCTTAA
- a CDS encoding MarR family winged helix-turn-helix transcriptional regulator: MTRSYKEVINEMNRAYNEFYILLFQELKDEYGLTGQQESMLFHINLNENTTANHIATTFNISKSAVSQVLSKLEKQKMISKQVNPNNKREYFLTIGPNGSKYIERLSDLDDVLIEKYFSKIDIHALEQMTDTLTKINKVILEEKQKDLDCNE; encoded by the coding sequence ATGACTAGATCGTATAAAGAAGTAATTAATGAAATGAACCGGGCTTATAATGAATTTTACATTTTACTATTTCAGGAGCTAAAAGATGAGTACGGTCTTACAGGACAGCAAGAGAGCATGCTATTTCATATTAATTTAAATGAAAATACGACAGCGAATCACATTGCGACTACTTTTAATATATCGAAAAGTGCTGTGAGCCAAGTTTTATCGAAATTGGAAAAACAGAAGATGATTTCGAAACAAGTAAACCCTAATAATAAACGGGAGTATTTCCTTACAATTGGTCCAAACGGTAGTAAGTATATAGAGCGGTTGTCTGATTTAGATGATGTATTAATTGAGAAGTACTTTTCGAAAATCGATATACATGCTTTAGAGCAAATGACCGATACGTTAACGAAAATAAATAAAGTTATATTAGAAGAAAAACAGAAGGATCTTGATTGTAATGAGTAA
- a CDS encoding ArsR/SmtB family transcription factor, with the protein MEPLLIYKALSNETRCQILSWLKNPENYFDEKPYLEQGLNFQVGVCVGDIQLKTGLAQSVISSYLLTMKKAGLLDSDRIGKWTYYRRNEKTIQEFSEYVQNEL; encoded by the coding sequence ATGGAACCTTTATTAATTTATAAAGCATTGTCAAATGAAACAAGATGTCAAATTTTATCATGGTTGAAAAATCCAGAAAACTATTTCGATGAAAAACCTTATCTAGAGCAAGGTCTTAACTTTCAAGTTGGAGTATGTGTAGGAGATATCCAGCTTAAAACTGGTTTAGCCCAATCGGTTATTTCTAGTTATTTATTAACTATGAAAAAGGCAGGACTACTAGACTCTGACCGAATTGGAAAATGGACTTACTATCGTCGAAATGAAAAAACAATACAAGAGTTTTCTGAATACGTCCAAAACGAATTATAA
- the licT gene encoding BglG family transcription antiterminator LicT produces MRIHKILNNNVVCTMKDNEIEVVLMGRGLGFQKKVGDAIDESKIEKTFVLETRELSEKLARLLTEIPVENLEITERIIQFAKTVLPGTLSDYIYLTLTDHLSFALTRHKEGMDLKNTLLWEIKRFYQKEFEIGLQALNIIEEETGFRLSEDEAGSIALHFVNAQQGEPAMQQTVAMTKIVQDILNVVKYHYKMNLDENSFNYSRFVTHLRYFAQRLMQKELHSAEDDFLYEQVKSKYEEAYCCTEKIEAYLQKAHNSHLSKDEKVYVTLHIHRVTKRNELCN; encoded by the coding sequence ATGAGAATCCATAAAATCTTAAATAACAATGTTGTTTGTACGATGAAGGATAATGAGATAGAAGTTGTACTTATGGGCAGAGGTTTGGGGTTTCAGAAAAAAGTAGGCGATGCGATTGATGAATCTAAGATAGAAAAGACCTTTGTACTAGAAACAAGAGAATTATCAGAGAAACTCGCTAGGTTACTAACTGAAATTCCTGTAGAAAATTTAGAGATTACAGAGAGAATTATTCAGTTTGCTAAGACAGTTTTGCCGGGGACTTTAAGTGATTATATTTATCTTACATTAACGGATCACTTAAGTTTCGCCTTAACTCGGCATAAAGAAGGAATGGATCTGAAAAATACTTTGCTTTGGGAGATTAAGAGATTTTATCAGAAAGAGTTTGAAATTGGTCTACAAGCTTTGAACATAATTGAAGAGGAGACTGGCTTTAGACTTTCTGAAGATGAAGCAGGGTCAATTGCCTTGCATTTCGTGAATGCGCAGCAAGGAGAGCCGGCAATGCAGCAAACGGTGGCGATGACGAAAATCGTCCAAGATATTTTAAATGTTGTAAAGTACCACTATAAGATGAACTTAGATGAAAATTCATTTAATTATAGTCGGTTCGTAACGCATTTACGATACTTTGCCCAGCGTTTAATGCAGAAGGAATTGCATTCGGCAGAGGATGATTTTTTATACGAGCAAGTGAAAAGTAAGTATGAAGAGGCATATTGTTGTACAGAAAAAATTGAAGCATACTTACAAAAAGCACATAATAGTCATCTTTCAAAAGATGAAAAAGTGTATGTAACGTTGCACATTCACCGTGTAACGAAACGCAATGAATTATGTAATTGA